aatcttattttataaatttctaATCAAAACTAACTTAACTGATTTTATATTGTCATGGACACAACTCACATTTTCAAAAGAAGGAAATTAAATAATGTTCTTAAGAAAGTAGCTCTTTTGTTAAATAACAACTTGACGATGACcttgaattttattaatttccgggtaacaataataataatattaaaaagaagaTGTGATATTTGATGAGCTACAAAATGACAATCATAATATCGTCACCTACAAATTTTAATTGGAAtctgtatattttaattaaattagtgcAACATTTATCCTCATgagcttatttttaatttgtcatTTTATATTAGCATTTTATATCTTTTGGGGGACTGATTCCTTGATACCTCTCACTTCTTTCTTGCTTGCATATGTTTTCCATTTTATCTACACATATAATGTCCATAATATTGATAAATATAGTTGATTCAATCGcatatattttctttcttatcgCACATTTTATTTGAGAATAAGCGAAGTAATACGCTAACATTTCTACAAATATCATATTTTAGTGCGCTTCACGCAAAAagatttattctttttttactcCTTTCATTTGCgaaaatattctattttattcttttattacaTTCACCATTTAAAATCtgattcattttatattttattttagataaaTAGACTCTATATTCTACCTGAGGTGGACCCATGTACAATGGGGTGGGGCTAAAACccttaataaaattattttgaacattttttcttttgtaaatttttaaaatttatctaaaattaatgcaaattattttgtaaaaaccctataaataatctaaaacacccaaaaaaatatactttaaaCGAAGTTTAGAAATCACAACTCGTATCGTTGTTTATTTTGCATCCACCCCTCCACTTAATCATTACATTCCAGTtccataataaaattaatgtataaaaGTAGAATACATgttttattaacttttttatatatatattttgttataaattcaaaccattttttaaaactagTATGGAGTTTAAATGAGACTATAAATAGCGGAATAAGGATATACTCAAAATTTTCAGTCAGAAAATAAGTTTATTAAGCACTTATACTGAGGACCATAATTATTCTTAGATCATAAACTTAAAAGAAATATTAATCTTGTTGTATTGAAGGCAACACCATAATAGTATATTAATCAATCGTTAATGCCCTTGTTAAACCGTAGGTAATCCACAAGTTTGATCATCAACTTAAATATAAAGAAACTTTACTAATTATCTCTAATTACTGCTAATACACTGTTTTCACACAAAATTAAACAAGCCGTCTCTGTCTTAAATGCGTCTACACTTTCGTAGTAAATTCCACTTATTAATTTTCATCTCACAAATCTGGTAAAATACAGACAAATGCTATTTTGCACCTCTGAATCTGACCATTTTTATCCTCTTCTCTCTCCACTTCAATAATACTCTACTCTCCTTAAATTTTCCAAAATCATTACACACACTTAAACGTgaaatatacacacacacatatttatatttatatttatatttatatttatatttatatttatatttatatttatatttatatttatatttatatttatatttatatttatatttatatttatatatgcgCACACACAATAGTGCTCTGCCTTCTTATTCTTGCCCAACTTGTCTCTCTGTTCTCCCATTTCTTTGTTGAGTTCTAAAACAGAGCAACTCAGCTCCGAAACAGGGAAGACCTCTCGAGGTAAACACCCCAAATTTTTTTGGAAACAAAATATCTTCCTCATTTTGTCCCTTCTTCCAATTTTGATGTTTATCGCTTGAtttgatttggggattttttttcattatgttACTTAATTAAGAAAATTGTTTTCGATTTCGTTTTAAACATACAAATCTTCTATTTCTTCAAAAATCTGCGTTTCTGGTTTTGGGTGGATTTTGTTAATCAATGAGACATTAATTGGtagtagtatcattttttttcccggggatttttgaaataatttttcttGCCAATTTCCGTGGAATATCTGATCTTAGATTTACTCGGATCTGTATGTTTTTTTGTAATGATGGCAGCTTTTATTATCACAGATGTGAGAATCTAAGTAGTTCAAGAAAAgtgcgttttttttttatttcctaccTTTTCGGTTAAAGTTTCATGTGTTTGCTGTGATGAAATTTACTTTGCCCAAGTCTTTTTCATTATAATCCTTGAATGTATTAGCAATTTAGCATATTATATCTTTTATTCCCCATTGggttttttttctattattcgAGTATATATtctgaattttcaatttttcatttgCTGCCTGGTGAAGATCGCTGCAATTGCTAGGAACATCCCtaattgtgttttttaattcaTCTTTACAGGTGGGAATGGAATTTAAGTAATGTTTCCCCTTTTCCATAGCTCAAGATccaatttttaaaacttttttgttggtgttggtgttgggGTTGGTGTCTGGTGTGGTGAGATGATGATGTTTGAGGATATGGGGTTTTGTGGCGATCTCGATTTCTTTTCATCTGCTCCGGTGAAGGAGGCAGATGTGTGTGCTCTGCAGTCGGCGGATGCGGAGGGCGGTGTGGAGGAGGACTACACGGACGATGAGATCGACGTCGATGAGCTGGAGAGGAGGATGTGGAGGGACAAGATGCGGCTGAAGAGGCTCAAGGAGATGAGCAAGGGGAAGGAGGGCGTTGATGCTGCGAAGCAGCGCCAGTCGCAGGAGCAGGCGAGGCGGAAGAAGATGTCGAGGGCTCAGGATGGGATCTTGAAGTACATGTTGAAGATGATGGAGGTTTGCAAGGCTCAGGGCTTTGTTTACGGGATCATCCCCGAGAAGGGGAAGCCCGTGAGCGGAGCCTCTGATAATCTGAGGGAGTGGTGGAAGGATAAGGTGAGGTTCGACAGGAATGGGCCGGCTGCTATAGCCAAGTACCAGGTGGATAACGCCATCCCTGGGAGGAACGAGGGGTCCAGCCCCGTTGGCCCGACTCCTCACACCTTGCAGGAGCTCCAAGACACCACCCTTGGCTCGTTGCTGTCTGCTCTGATGCAGCACTGTGATCCGCCTCAGAGGCGTTTCCCGTTGGAGAAGGGCGTCCCGCCTCCATGGTGGCCGACCGGGAAAGAGGAATGGTGGCATCAGTTGGGCTTGCAGAAGGATCAAGGCTCCCCTCCTTACAAGAAGCCTCATGATCTAAAGAAGGCGTGGAAGGTCGGGGTTCTGACAGCCGTGATCAAGCACATGTCTCCCGATATCGCCAAGATCCGGAAGCTCGTGAGGCAGTCCAAGTGTTTGCAGGACAAGATGACGGCCAAGGAGAGCGCGACGTGGCTGGCCATTATCAACCAGGAGGAAGCCCTGGCTCGGGAGCTCTACCCCGACCGCTGCCCGCCCCTCTCTGGATGTGGCGGCGGCAGCGGAACATTCGCCATGAACGACAGCAGCGAGTACGACGTGGATGTCGGCGACGAGGAGTCCAACTTCGACGTGCAGGAGCAGAAACCACCTGCGACGCTCGGGCTATTGAACATGGGGATGGATAGGTTTCAAGATCGGCTTCCGATTCAGCAACCATCTCACGCCATCAAAGACGAACTCATCACCAACTTAGACTTCTCGAGGAAAAGAAAGCCCGCATGCGAGCTCAACATGATGATGGATCAGAAGGTGTACACGTGCGAGTTTCTTCAATGCCCGCACGCTGAGCTCTGCCATGGCTTCTACGACCGAGCCTCCCGCGATAATCACCAGCTATCTTGCCCTTACAAGCAGTTTGGGGTTCCTAGTTTCAGCATTAATGACATCAAGCCAGTCATCTTTCCTCAGTCCTTTGTCCAGCAGAAGCCCGTGAACCAAACCCCGGCCCCACCCTTTGACCTCTCCGGCCTAGGGGTTCCAGAGGACGGGCAGAG
This portion of the Salvia splendens isolate huo1 chromosome 10, SspV2, whole genome shotgun sequence genome encodes:
- the LOC121752303 gene encoding protein ETHYLENE INSENSITIVE 3-like, which gives rise to MMMFEDMGFCGDLDFFSSAPVKEADVCALQSADAEGGVEEDYTDDEIDVDELERRMWRDKMRLKRLKEMSKGKEGVDAAKQRQSQEQARRKKMSRAQDGILKYMLKMMEVCKAQGFVYGIIPEKGKPVSGASDNLREWWKDKVRFDRNGPAAIAKYQVDNAIPGRNEGSSPVGPTPHTLQELQDTTLGSLLSALMQHCDPPQRRFPLEKGVPPPWWPTGKEEWWHQLGLQKDQGSPPYKKPHDLKKAWKVGVLTAVIKHMSPDIAKIRKLVRQSKCLQDKMTAKESATWLAIINQEEALARELYPDRCPPLSGCGGGSGTFAMNDSSEYDVDVGDEESNFDVQEQKPPATLGLLNMGMDRFQDRLPIQQPSHAIKDELITNLDFSRKRKPACELNMMMDQKVYTCEFLQCPHAELCHGFYDRASRDNHQLSCPYKQFGVPSFSINDIKPVIFPQSFVQQKPVNQTPAPPFDLSGLGVPEDGQRMINELMSCYDNNVVGNKNTNAGSAPKDGGYLQTQGMVMDASLFEDDHNNTNIHHNPTMFRAADRFSQCKVLNTPFNTNPTDQNLQLMFSSPFNIPAVDFTENFGPRDNSLAKQDVAMWY